The segment ACCCGAGCGGCAAGGTGTGGAGCGAGGAGGAGCTCGACTGGCTCGCGGACGCGATCGAGGCGCACGACCTCGTGGCGATCACGGACGAGATCTACGAGCACATCGTCTTCGACGGGCAAAAACACGTGCCGCTCGCGACGCGGAGAGACGCGCGGGCGAGGACGGTCTCGATCTCGGGTTTCTCCAAGACGTTCGCGGTGACGGGCTGGCGGTGCGGTTATCTGACGGCGCCGCCCGAGGCCGCGCGGCGGATCACGGTGGCCCACGACCTGCTCTACGTCTGCGCGCCGACGCCGCTCCAGCACGCGATGGTGGCGGGGCTCGGGATGCCCGACGATTACTTCCGCTCGATCGGGCAGAGCTACCAGAAGAAACGCGACATCCTGTGCAGCGCGCTCGCGGACGCGGGCCTCGTGCCCTACGTGCCGAAGGGCGCCTATTACGTGCTCGCCGATATCCGGCGGCTCGGCGCGGCGAACGCGAAGGCGGCGGCGATGCTGCTGCTCGAGAAGATAGGGATCGCCAGCGTGCCCGGGACCTCGTTTTATGGTGATCCCGTGGGCGAGACGCTCACGCGGTTCTGCTTCGCGAAGGAGGACGCGGCGCTGGAAGAGGCGGCGCGGCGAATTCGATCGCTTTGAGGCATTGAAGGAAAACCCGGGAACCTGGTCACGATGTCGGGCCATTCAAGAACAGGGCAATGAGCGGCGGCGAACTCATCGGCGATAAATACGGCCTCGTGCGGCAAATCGGGACGGGCGCGCTCGGGGCCGTCTGGGAGGCGGAGGAGCCCGCGGCGTCGCGGCACGTCGCGCTGAAGCTCCTCAGCATCCCGAACCAGGAGGTCGGGCAGCGGCTCGTCGAGGAGGCGCGCGCGGCGCAGGCCGCGAAGCACCCGACGCTCTGCACGATCCACGACGTGGGCGAGACGCCGACGGGCGAGCTCTTCGTCGCGCTGGAGCTGCTCTCGGGCGAGACGCTCGCCGACCGGCTCGCGCGCGAGCGGGCGCTGTCGCCGCCGCTCGCCGCGCACATCGGGCGTGACATCGCGACCGCGCTCTCGATCGCCCACGGCGCGCGGCTCGTGCACGGCGACCTGCGCCCGGCGAACGTGTTCTTGCAAGGCGAGCCGGGCACGGACGCGCCGGAGGTGAAGCTGCTCGACCTGTGGGTCGCGCGGGCCGTGCCGCCGATCGTGGCCGATACGCTCGGCCTGGGCTCCCCTTCGTACAGGAGCCCGGAGCAGCTCGCGGCGCCCGAGTCGTTCGACGTGCGGACCGATCTCTGGTCGCTCGGGGTGGTGCTCTTCGAGATGCTCGCGGGCCAGCGGCCCTTCGAGGGCGGGCGCGCGGACATCACGGCGCGGATCACGAGCGGGCCGATCCCGCGCATCTCGCAGCACGCGCCCTCGGTGGATCCGGCCTTCGAGGAGATCGTGGCGCGCTGCATGGAGCGCGAGCGGGACAAGCGGATCGGGAGCGCGATGGTGGTCGCGCACATGCTGGAGGTCTTCGCGGCGCAAGGGCGCAAGCCGGCGGCGGCTGCGGCGCCCGCGGCCACGACGAGCAACAAGGAGAGCTCGAGCGCGCACGGGCGCACGTCTGTGCTGGAGGAGCCGCCGGTCGCGCGGGGTCAGCTCGGGACGCTGGTGATGGATCCCTCGCCGCCGTCGCCGCCGCGGGCGCCGAGGTCGGCGCCGGCGTCGGGGGCCTTTCCGGCGCCGGCGTCCGGTCCGCTCGGCACGCTGATGATGGCCCCGGGTTCGTCGCCGTCCCGGCCGCCGGACGAGCCTTCGTCGCGCTCGAGGCCCGCTTATGCGCCTCCGCCGCGATCGAAATGGGATTCGGAGCCGACGCAGGTCTACATCGAGCCGTCCGGGGTCTTCAAACCGCCGGCCCTCGAATCCCCCTCGCCGATCGAGGACGAGCCGACCGCGCCGCCGCCGGACGTGCCCGCGCCTGGAATGGCGGCGCCGACGCTGCTCAGCGCGAGGCCGCAGCAGATGACGGTGACGGAGCTGCACCAGCGGCCGACCGTGGCGACACACGCCCATGACAAGAGGGGGTTTTACATGGCCATGGCGCTGGGGGCGGGGGTGGTGCTCCTGATCGGGTTGGTCGTGATGTTCGTTTTGCTCTGAGGAGCGTTCTCGGCCGTGGGATTTGGCTTCGCGGCGGCCGCGAAGCCGTTGGGTTCGGTCGCGGACGCCTCCGCGGTGGCCGCAGAGCCGTTGGGTTCGGTCGCGGACGCCTTCGCGGTGGCCGCAGAGCCGTTGGGTTCGGTCGCGGACGCCTCCGCGGTCGCCGCAGAGCCGTTGGGTTCGGTCGCGGACGCCTCCGCGGTCGCCGCGAAGCCGTTTCCCACCCGAAAGACGCCTCCGCGGCCGCCGCGAAGCCGTTTCCCATCGACGGCGACGGCTTCGGGGCCGCCTCCCCTCAATGCACCCCGCCCACGAGCCACGCATACCCCGGCACGAGCACCTCCTCCGGGCTCGCGCCGCCCTGGGTCGCGGGCGCCGTGCCGCGGGCGTCGCACGAGAGGCGGAAGCCGTGGTCGCCGAAGACGAAGAGCAAGGTGCGCGGCGGCGAGCTCTCGATGAAACGCGAGATCACCTGCGCCGCCTCGTCCGCGATGCCGGGGCGAGCGGGATCAGGCGCCCATCATTGCGCGAATTTGTTGGGGTTCGGCGAGGTGGATCGAAGCCCGTCGATGTGCTCGTTCAGCGACGGGTGGACGTGGTGCCACATGGGATCCAGAACAAAATCGATGCCCTCGCGACGGGCCAGCTTGGCAGCCGGGACGAAGTCACTGTCGCCTGCAACGAGGACGATCTGGTCGACGAGCTTTTTGTAAGCCAGCGACGCGATGTCGAGGCCGATCTTCATGTCGACGCCCTTCTGGCGCGCGTCATACGTGAAATCGTCGTCCGTGAGCGCCTCGAATCGTATCGTCCCGCCGACGAGCTCCGATAATTTTGCCGGCTTGATCTTCCACGCCGCGTCGTCGGACAGGTGCCCGAGTCGGAGCGCGACCTTGCGCTGGGTCTTGATCTCTTCGTGTAGAGCCAGGCGAAAGAGAGCCGTCTGCGTCTTCGAGAAATCAATGCCACGTCTCGAAATCGGATAGTGCGCCCGCTTCAGAATCGGCGGGCAGTCATAGAAAAAAATCCGGTACAGATCATACGCGGGCCGCCCCTGGCGGTCGTTCAGGTGAAAACACGCCATCTCGTGCATCGTCCGAGCGACGACCTTGGGGTCGGTGGCGTCACGATCCCGGTAGACGTAACGGAAGCGCTTCAGGAAGAAGCCACCATCGACAAGAATGGCCGTTGACATAACGAATCGCGCTACCAAAGAAAAACCCCCGGTCTCGGCACTCCCGTTATCGAGTAGGGAATGCGTACTACCGGGGGCGGAATGTTTTCAGCTTAACTCGGGCTGACACACCTGTCAACAGGCTGCGACAGGCTGAGGCAACCGGAAAGACCGGCAGATCGCGCCTCCCCTCAATGCACCCCGCCCACGAGCCACGCATACCCCGGCACGAGCACCTCCTCCGGGCTCGCGCCGCCCTGGGTCGCGGGCGCCGTGCCGCGGGCGTCACACGAGAGGCGGAAGCCGTGGTCGCCGAAGACGAAGAGCAAGGTGCGCGGCGGCGAGCTCTCGATGAATCGCGAGATCACCTGCGCCGCCTCGTCCGCGATGCCGCCGAGCCGCTCGTCGAAGCCAGGGCCCACGCCGCGAAGGCGCGCCTCGACGAGGTCGAGCTTGAAGACCTCCTTCGTGCCGTACCGCTC is part of the Polyangium spumosum genome and harbors:
- a CDS encoding pyridoxal phosphate-dependent aminotransferase, which gives rise to MRIGQRMRSLVISDIRAMSRACEAVSGINLGQGVCDLPTPPPVARAANAAIDASVAIYTAPEGILPLREAIAADLKKRYGREVDPASEVVVTSGATGAFAAACLALLDPGDEVILFEPYYGYHLNTVLAMGLRPVLVPTRPPSWEIDREAFARAIGPRTRAVVVCTPSNPSGKVWSEEELDWLADAIEAHDLVAITDEIYEHIVFDGQKHVPLATRRDARARTVSISGFSKTFAVTGWRCGYLTAPPEAARRITVAHDLLYVCAPTPLQHAMVAGLGMPDDYFRSIGQSYQKKRDILCSALADAGLVPYVPKGAYYVLADIRRLGAANAKAAAMLLLEKIGIASVPGTSFYGDPVGETLTRFCFAKEDAALEEAARRIRSL
- a CDS encoding serine/threonine-protein kinase translates to MSGGELIGDKYGLVRQIGTGALGAVWEAEEPAASRHVALKLLSIPNQEVGQRLVEEARAAQAAKHPTLCTIHDVGETPTGELFVALELLSGETLADRLARERALSPPLAAHIGRDIATALSIAHGARLVHGDLRPANVFLQGEPGTDAPEVKLLDLWVARAVPPIVADTLGLGSPSYRSPEQLAAPESFDVRTDLWSLGVVLFEMLAGQRPFEGGRADITARITSGPIPRISQHAPSVDPAFEEIVARCMERERDKRIGSAMVVAHMLEVFAAQGRKPAAAAAPAATTSNKESSSAHGRTSVLEEPPVARGQLGTLVMDPSPPSPPRAPRSAPASGAFPAPASGPLGTLMMAPGSSPSRPPDEPSSRSRPAYAPPPRSKWDSEPTQVYIEPSGVFKPPALESPSPIEDEPTAPPPDVPAPGMAAPTLLSARPQQMTVTELHQRPTVATHAHDKRGFYMAMALGAGVVLLIGLVVMFVLL
- a CDS encoding NYN domain-containing protein; translation: MSTAILVDGGFFLKRFRYVYRDRDATDPKVVARTMHEMACFHLNDRQGRPAYDLYRIFFYDCPPILKRAHYPISRRGIDFSKTQTALFRLALHEEIKTQRKVALRLGHLSDDAAWKIKPAKLSELVGGTIRFEALTDDDFTYDARQKGVDMKIGLDIASLAYKKLVDQIVLVAGDSDFVPAAKLARREGIDFVLDPMWHHVHPSLNEHIDGLRSTSPNPNKFAQ